In Haliscomenobacter hydrossis DSM 1100, the DNA window CCTTCTGATACTAAACTCTTAACGGTAATCAAAGAGGAGGTTATGTCAACCAAGAACATCCCTTCTCGCGACTGGCTACTCGAAAAAATTGCCGAACTGGAATAAACCCTACGGTACCAATTCCACTTCCATCCACACTGCCTGGTGATCCGAAAACCGAAATTCCTGGCTGATGCCTTTCACTTTGCGCACTTTTACATTCGGCGAAACCAAAAAATAATCGATCAGCGTCACAAAGGTTTTTTTGGCCTGGTAGGGCTGGTCATTGTTGCGGTTAGTTGGCACAGTTGGGTCATAAATCCAGTGCCAGTCCGCCGGGAAAAGTGCCGGGTTCATGTTCTGCCCTTCCTCCCCTTTTGGGGCCTTTCCCTTCATAAATACATCATGGGGCAAAAATGGCGGGCAGGTATTCCAGTCTCCTCCAGCAATCACAAAATTGCCTTTTTGGTATTCTGCTAGAGCCAGATCGCGCAAAAACTCCTCCTGTTGGCGTTTGATCCCCCCTTTGTCAAAAGCTTCATTGTGGATGTTGATGACTACTAAATCTTTGCCGAATCGGGTTTTGTAGCGGGTGAACCCCAAACAGCGATCCAGCATAAACAGGCGTTTGGGCCAGCCAAATTTTCCGGGCAATTGCAAACGTTTGCTTTCCGTAGGTTCAAATTTTGCATAAGTGGCCAGTCCGCTGTTGACGGCACCATAGGCATTCCAGGGTTCCAATAGTGGAAGCGGTACCCGCTTGGCGCGGTAATTGGGGAAGTACGCCGCAAAGAAATCTGGGACTTTTTGTTGCATGGCTGTAAACTGGTTCAGGTAATAACTCCGCTTTGAGGCGTAGTCAACTTCCTGAAACAGGTAAAAATCGGCCTGGTAAAGATTGACCGCCGCAGTAGTACCCGCAAAGTATTGCTCAACCAGCGGCTTGGGTGGCCGCACCATTCGGCCTCGTGAGGTAAAAAAACCACCGCCTTGGTAAAAAAAATCGGCCTCAGCACCGAGTCCAGCGTACCCCAGGTTCCAGATCATCAAAGAGATTACGCTGTCTTTCAGCGTTTTTTCACGCGCATGTGCGGCAATTTCAGCGGGTAAAACACTCGGCGGCTGATAATCGGTGAACGTGCCGTAAAGGAGCACGCCAAAGAAGTAAACCAAAAAAAGTAAAGGCAGTAGCCAAAGCAGGCGTAGCTTTTTCATGTTCGTTTTTTTACCCACGAATAAATTCAGATATCGGGGCTGTCTCGTAATTAAAGTTAAGGGTATCTTTAGGTTTGAGGCAGTTTCTGCTCCTTAAAGTACTGACAACCAATCTAAAATACCCTTTCGGAAAGTTTCAGACTTTCCGAAAGTTCTTCAACGTAGCATCTCTGGCGCATCTAAACATGGTGCAAACTCGAACTTTTCGAAAGTCTTGAAACTTCCGAAAAGGAATCTTAGTATTTACGATTATTCAAAGCACTGGTAATCAAGATGAATAAAGGCTGATACATAAATTTAATTGTGAGACAGTCCCCTTAGAATCCCAACAGATCAGACATCGTAAACACCCCCTTCTTACCCACCAGCCAAACCGCCGCCTGTACCGCTCCACTCGCAAATCCCTCCCGGGAATGGGCAGTATGCCGGATTTCAATGGAATCAATTGCTGATTCATAGTACACCTCATGTGTGCCCGGAGCTGGATCAACCCGGTGTGACAGGATGCTCAACTCGTCTGCTTTTGCATCCGACTGGTTGACCCATTTGGTTTTTCGCCCCAATTGTTCCAAAATTCCTTCCGCCAGGGTGATGGCTGTACCACTGGGCGCGTCCAGTTTTTGGGTGTGGTGGGTTTCGGACATCCGTACTTCGTACTGTTTATGCCCATTCATCATTTGGGCCAAAAAGCGATTGACCGCAAAAAAAACATTGACACCAATGCTGTAATTTGAAGAATAGAACAAGGCTCCCTGGTGCTGGGCACACAAGTCTTTTGCTTCTTCGAGGCGATGAAGCCAACCCGTGGTGCCTACAACCACGGGGGTTCCCGCTTCGAGACATTTCTGCAAATTTTCGAATGCCGTTTCCGGGCGGGTAAATTCAATGGCAACATCGGCCTTTTGCAGGTTTTCAGCGGTAAAATCCGCAATGTTGTTCACATCGATGCGGAGCACTACTTCATGGCCATTTTGCTGGGCAATTTGCTCGATGGCTTTGCCCATTTTTCCATAGCCAATTAATGCAATTTTCATGAAAAAAATTTTCTAAATGTGAGTGACTTTGTATGGAATGCTCGTCAAAATGGACAATATCCCAAAAACAAACCAGAACTATATTTTGTGCCCTTTGTATGACCTAACCCGCACAGCTATACCTCCAAAAACTCCAAAAAACCAATCTGGGCAGTCTTTATGACTGCCCTTTTTCGTACGGGCAACCCTGCGTGGTTGCCCAATCCCAGGGGCGACCACACAGGGATCGCCAGGGCGACCACACAGGGATCGCCTTGGGCAACCACACAGGGATCGCCCCTACGAGATCATATGAATCAATTCGCGTAGTTTGAGCATACAATCGATTGGCGTCATGGTATTGAGGTCAACTTCTTGCAACAATTCTTTCAATTTCCCTGCAACTGGATCTACCGTTTCAAAAATACTCAGCTGAATGGCATCGGTGTTGATCGCCTTGGTTTTGGCTTTTTCCACATTGGGGCCTTCGCCGATACTTTCCTGAGCGATGGATTTCTGCTCCAGTTGTTCCAGGATATGGTTGGCGCGATCAACGATCATTTTTGGCATTCCTGCCATTTTCGCCACGTGAATACCAAAGCTGTGTTGGCTCCCCCCGGCGGTCAATTTGCGCAGGAAAATCACTTTTTGCCCCACTTCTTTCGTGGCCACGTGGTAGTTCTTGATGCGGGAGAATTTTTCCGACAACTCATTCAATTCATGGTAGTGGGTGGCGAACAGGGTTTTGGGGCGTGCAAAAGGGTTGTTGTGCAAATATTCGGCAATCGACCACGCAATCGAGATGCCGTCGTACGTGCTGGTACCCCGGCCAATTTCGTCCAGAAGGATCAGACTGCGGTCCGAGATGTTGTTCATGATGCTGGCCGTTTCGTTCATTTCTACCATGAACGTCGACTCGCCAGAAGAGATGTTGTCTGAAGCACCTACGCGGGTAAATACCTTGTCTAAAATCCCCAGGTGAGCCGATCGCGCGGGGACGTACGACCCCATTTGTGCCATCAGGCAGATGAGGGCCGTTTGCCGCAAGAGGGCAGATTTACCGGCCATGTTAGGACCCGTAATCATCAGGATTTGTTGGTGCTCATGATCCAGAAAAACATCATTGGGCACGTACATTTCACCCAGCGGTAGTTGCTGCTCGATCACCGGATGTCGCCCTTCACGGATGTCGATTTCCAGTTCTTCGCTGAGTTGCGGGCGACAATACTGATGCCGGGTTGCCACTTTGGCAAAAGACAAAATGCAGTCCAAACGCGCCAAAAGAGTGGCATTGTGTTGCACCGGGTGGATGTAATCCGCCAGATCCAGCACCAACTCCTGAAACAGGCGCTCTTCCAAATCCAGAATCCGCTCTTCAGCACCCAGGATTTTGGCTTCCAGAACTTTGAGTTCTTCGGTGATAAACCGTTCGGCGTTGGCCAAGGTTTGTTTGCGGATCCATTCCGCTGGCGTTTGGTTCTTGTACTTGTTCGTCACTTCGAGGTAGTACCCAAATACACTATTGAAACCCACTTTGAGGCTGGGAATACCACTGCGTTCAACCTCCTTTTCCTGAATCCCCAACAGCAGTTCCTTGGCATGGTTAATGACGTGGCGCAACTCGTCCAGCTCGCTGGAAAAACCATCGGCAATGACCCCACCTTTGGCCAGGTTTACCGGAGGCTCCTCGACAATCTGCTTGGCGATACGCTCCACCAGGCCGGGACAGGGATTGAGGCCATCGGCAATTTTTTCCAATTCCAGGTGTCCGGTACCAGCCAGCATTTCTTTCAGCGGTCCAACGGCGATAAGCGCCCTTTTGAGTTGAACCAGTTCACGAGGGTTTACTTTTCCCAGCGGCACCTTGGAAATCAAGCGCTCGAGGTCACCCATCAAGCGCAGGGATTTTTCTACTTCTCGTCCCTTGTCTTCGGTTTCCAAAAAATAGGCCACCATTTCCAGCCGGGAGTCAATGGCTAGCTTTGATTTCAAGGGTAAAACGATCCATTTTTTGAGCAAACGTGCGCCCATCGGCGAAACGGTCTGGTCCATGATTTTGAGCAAAGACACCCCGGTTTCGTGGGGGCTCGACAAAAGCTCCAAATTGCGGATGGTAAAGCGATCCAGCCACACGTAGCGATCCGGATAGATGCGCGTAATGGATGAGATGTGTTTGAGGTTTTTGTTTTCGGTGGTTTCGAGGTAGTGTAATGCAGCTCCGGCGGCAATTTGCCCCAATTCCATGTCTTCTACGCCAAAGCCCTTCAAGTTTTGCACGTCAAAGTGCTTGAGCAGTTTTTCGCGGCCATAATCGTAGGTAAAAACCCACTCGTCAAGGGTATAGAGGTAAAATTTTTCTCCAAAACGGCTTTCGAACTGTTTGCGGCGGTCTTTGGAAAAAATTATTTCAGAGGGGTTAAATCCTTGAAGCAGTTTATCGATGTAAGTCCAATCGCCTTCACTAACCAGAAATTCTCCCGTAGAAATGTCCAAAAATGCGATACCAAAATCGTCTTTGCGGCCAAAATAAAGTGAAGCCAAAAAGTTATTGGATTGGTGATCCAGCAATTTGTCGTCTACGGCCACCCCGGGTGTGATGACTTCGGTGACACCTCGGCGTACAATTTTTTTGAGCGGCGAAGGTTTTTCCAACTGTTCACAAATGGCCACCCGATATCCGGCTCTAACCAGGCGTGGCAGGTACAAATCCAGGGAATGAAAGGGAAAACCCGCCAGTTCAACGTCATTCCCTCCATTGTTGCGGCTGGTCAGTACAATGCCCAATACTTTTGAAGTGGTCACCGCATCCGTGCCAAAAGTTTCATAAAAGTCCCCTACCCTGAACAGCAAGATGGCATCGGGGTACTTTTTTTTCACTTTATTGTATTGCTCCATCAAAGGAGTCACTTTTTCAGACATAGTGGCGTAAGTTTGGGGGGTAAATGCTTGTTCAGGTTTTTTTGGGCGTAGCAAAGATCGCAAAGATAAACAGCAGAAATAAAATCGAATTGATGGATTTTGTGAAATTAATGAGAACTCCTTTTATTTTTGCGGCTAAATTTCCAAAATCTGAACCAGGGCGAGCACTTGGTCGTTTACAATAAAAATTCTCTGACCCATGGCAATAATGATAACCGATGATTGCATCAACTGTGGCGCTTGCGAACCAGAATGCCCAAACAATGCAATTTATGAGGGTGGCGTAGAATGGGCCATTTCGGATGGTACCAGCATTACCGATGATTATACGCTGGAAGATGGCAGTACAGTAGATGCTTCCGATAAACAAAATCCAGTATCGGATGAATTTTATTATATTGTTCCCGATAAATGTACAGAGTGTGTAGGTTTCCACGAGGAGCCCCAATGCGCGGCGGTATGCCCCGTTGATTGTTGTGTACCAGACCCCGAGCGGGAAGAAGATGAAGCGGTACTTTTGGGGCGCAAAGAACGTTTACACCTCTGAACAATACGTGCGATTGGGTATGTGGATGCTTTCTTCATACCCAATCGACCATTGTTCACTTTTCATCTTTACTCCGTTGGCCTTTAGAATATTCCCGTGGATGCTGTTTTGCTGCCTCTGCCCATTGGTTTGGGTAGCAGGTAAGAGTATTCCAAAAGCCAGTCCAACGGACCCCGGAGATTGACAGCCTGCTCCTCTTGCTTCCCAAGTCTGCTCCTGACTCCAATAAAGTACTCCTCTACAAAGAACTCTGCTGGCAATACCGCAACCAGGACATGTTCAGTGCCATTGACTATGGTCAAAAAGGGATTGCCTTGGCCAAAAAGCTCAATTTTAAAAAAGCGGAGGCAGAGATTTGCCGATTCATCGGACTGGCATACCGCCATTACTTTTTTTTCAGCGAATCGCTGGCCTGGTATTTCAGAGCGCTGGATTTGTCCACCCAAATCAATGACCAGGAGGGCGTTGCGTTTTGTTACGACAATTTAGGGGTAACCCGTTTCAATCAAAAACAGTTTGATGAAGCCCTGAGCTACTTTAAAAAAGGGGAAGCCATCTTTCAAAAACTGCAACATCAGGAAGGGCTAAGTTACGCGAATACCCATTTGTCCTGGGTATTTGCTGAAAAAAAGGAATTTGATACCGCGCTTGACTACGCCGAGCGATCTTTGATGATTCGCCGGCAAATTGGAGCCAACAAGGAACAAATCAGCAATGCGCTTCGCGATGTAGCGGTAGCCCAGATTGGGTTGAGCCATTTTTTTAAGGCGGAGCAAGCCCTTTTAGAGGCGCTTAAAGTGGCCAAAGAAACCGGAAAACCAATTGTAGGTGCCGAATATGCCCTCTCTCTAGCGGAGCTATATCTCAAAAATCAAAACCTGAATCAGGCTGAGCATTATGCTTTGTGGAGTTACCAGCGCTCCGTACAGGTTCACAATCGCCTGCAAAAGATGAAATCCGCCGCTACCCTGTTCAAAATTTACCAACAAAAGCAGCAATACGATTTAGCCATCCAGTACCAAACTGAGCATTACAACCTGAAGGATAGCCTTTTTAACGAAGACATCAACAACAATACGGCCCGACTGGAGGCCAAATACCAATTCGACCTTAAAGAAAGGCAATTGCTGGAAGCCCAAAAACGCCAGGACATTGAAAACAAACGCAGCCTGGACCGGGAGCGTTTTTTGAGCTCTCTGCTGATCGCCGCCCTCTTGTTTGTAGGCATCATGGCCTATTTCATCTACGAAAAGCGCAAACAGGATAAAATTGTTAACAAAGAACTGACTCAAAAAAACGAGGAAATCAGTCGGCAAAACCAGGAGATTCAGGAACAAACCGAGCAACTTGCCGAAAACAATCGCTTCAAGGATCGTTTGTTCTCCATCATTTCACACGATTTGCGCAGCCCGGTGGTGGGTTTGATTGGTAGTCTGGATCTGGTCAATGAAGGGCTTTTGACCGAGGCGGAGTTCCGCAATATGTTACCCGAATTGTCCCACAATGTCAACAGCATTCAAAGTTTATTGGATAACCTACTGGCCTGGGCCAGAAGCCAAATGAAGGGAATTGCCGTAGTGCCCGAGGCTTTTCACATTCGGGAATTGATGGGTGAAAAAATTGCCATTTTCCAAAAACAGGCACAGCTCAAAGGCATTTCGATCGTCAACAACATTGAAAGCGATCTTCAGTTTCTCGCCGATAAAAACATGATCAACCTGGTTGCCCTGAACCTCATTTCCAACGCCCTCAAGTTTTCCTTCCAGGGTGGAACCATCATCCTGAGCAGTTCCCGACACAAGGGATATTCGCAAATTTGTGTAGCGGATACTGGAGTGGGGATTTCGCCCGAAAATCTGAAAAAATTATTTGGCGCTCACAGCATCTCATCCAAAGGGACTGCCGGCGAGATGGGTACGGGCCTGGGACTCATGTTATCCAAAGAATTTATTGAAAAAAACGGCGGCACCATTTGGGTAGAGCGCAATCCGGAGGGCGGGAGTAAGTTTTGCTTTTCCATACCGGAGTAAGCGAAAAGCGAATAGCGAATAGCTAAAAACGAAAAGCGAAAAGCAGCAACCCGTTTGATCAGAGAATTGTGTGTTACTATTCGTTTTTCGCTTTTAGCTTTTAGCTTTAAAGTCCCGTCACTGCTTTCCCTGCATCAATAATCCCGAACCCGTACTCGCTGCTGCGGGTCGTGGGCCAGGTGGCATTGGCTTTCATACGGGCGTACACCTGTGCACGCGTTTGGGCGGGATTGGTCGCCCAAATCAGGGCAGCAATCCCGGCGGTAGTTGCGGTTGCTGCTGAAGACCCACCTACGTTGGCGGGTACATTGCCCGAAGGCGCGAGGGTGAGCGCAGTGCGGTTGTTGTCTACTTTGCGTTGCATCACCGCCACAAATTCTACATCGCTACCGCTGTGGCAAGTATTGCAACGTTCGAGTGGCAAACCTCCGTCTTTTACGCCAGTAACCGCGATACATTCGGCCATCCAGGCGGGGAAAATCACCCCGTACCAGTTGGTAATACTGGTTGAGGTACCAGCCGCAGCCAACAGCATTTTTCCCTTGCCGTAAGCATAACGCACTCCATCTTCAACTTGCCCGCTGGAAAAAATGTCTCCAATCGACATGCTGATGATCTTCACGCTGGTATTGTTGCCAGCAATCACGAGGCCATCGGCCAGTCCTTTCTTCTCGCTTGATGTGTTGACGATGACATCGCTGGTTACCCGAATACCCAGCAGGTTGCAGTTGTAAGCCACCCCAGCGGGAGTGCCATCGTTGCCCCGAGGTGCGGCAATCAGGCCCGCCATTTGGGTGCCGTGTCCGCACTGGTCATTGGGGCCATCCGGCGTACCGCAGAACCAGCAACTGACGTAAGTACCCGTACGTGTCAGGGTTCTCCCCGTGGAAAGGCCAGAATTGAACTGGCTGCCCAACTTGGGTTGGCTGGTTGGATTGGGCGTGCCCGTATCCAGAAGGGCCACGGTGATGCCCCGCCCGGAGTTGTTGCCCCAGGCCGTACTAATTCGGGGTACCCCATGGTGCCAGGATTGTTTGGCAGCGGGTGTGATGTTGGTGTAATCAGCAGCAGGAATGCTGGCATTGCCCGTCACACTACAACCAGAATCACTGCGCTGGCGCTCATCGTTGTAGCTGTATCCCATGGGTTCCACGTAGCGCACTTCGGGTAAACTGCGTAGTTTTTCAATGATGCCCAGACTGCTCACTTTGATGTCGATGACGGGCAGCACGCTTTCTTCGCCAAAAGGCATCAGGTCTTTGGCCGTAAGGGTTTTGCCTGGATTTTGTCGATTGGTTTCGGCAACGATGTAGTTGATCAATGCTTCCCGTACCTGCTTCCATTCTTTTTGTTGGATATCGATTTCGTGCAGGCGTTGATTCAGGTTCTTTTCGTTGGCGGGTTGGTAGCCAATACACATGATGGAATCGCCGAGCAGGTTGGCGCTCCACACGGTTTGGGCATCCACCATGCGCCATTCAAATTTTTGGTGTTCGTTGAGCAAGCGCAGGGCTTGTTGGTTGATTTGGTCGCGGGTTTGGGGCTTGAGGCCCGGGTAGTGGTTGGTGGCTGCGTCGTCCAGGTTTAAGCCGTCTTTTCCACAGGAAAAAGCAAATACCAGTACAACCGTAAGTAAGGTAAGTTTACGCGTCATCTGAGCAGAGGTGTTTTAGAGCTTGTTAAAATGTTTGTTCCGGGATAAAAATAGCGAATATTCGCAAAGCAGGGAAAGGAAAATTTAATTTTCAGGAAGAATAAGGGGATTTTCGCCAGGGGCTTCAATTCAGGGCAAACGCATTAAAATTACACGGTCCAAAAGCCTCTTTAGGGGTCGGGAGTTCTAAGTGCTTGTTTAATGATTCAATTCCTCAATCATCTCCTCCAACCATTGCTTATTGGCCAAGGGGCTCATTTGGAGGTAGTCTTTTTTTAGTTTGTGGTAATGAGCCTTGGGTACCTGATAGAGGGATTGATGGATCATCACTTGGGTTAACTTTTGTAACAGGCTCAAAAAATGCAGGCTGGATTTCTTTTGGTAAGTAGACAATTGGCGATTGCGTTGCAAAAAACGCCGGGTCGTTTGGATCAAGGTCAGCAGGGCTTCTGTTTCACGAAGTACATAATAGATTTTTAATTGTATAAACTTGGCGGATAAATGATAAAATGAATCCGTAAACTCTACATTGTGTAGCATTCTTAATGCAGAGGCATAATCCTTTTTTTCAAAATGTAGATTCGCCAGGTTGTAAGTCACTACATTTGGGCGCACTTCCGGCAACAGAAAATGATTATTTTCCTGAATGAATTGTTCTGTCCATACGTAGTTTTTGGTTCGTATTCCTACCGTGATGATGTTGGTAAATGTCCATTGGGTGAGCAAATCGTTTTTGATTAGAATGGATTTTTCTAGCAGAAAGCGGTACAGTTCGAACAACTCCTGGTAAAAATGATTGTCGCCAGAATTACTTTGCTGAACCGCGTAGTTGATCAGGTAGGTATACAAATGCCTGAGTTCGTCAATGGGAATAAGCTCCAAGTGCAATTCTAGCTGAATTTTTAAATCTTGATACGCGGTTGAGTTTTCAGGAGCTGAAAAAAGTTGATACGCTGCATAATAAAGCTGGAAAGCTGGAAATTCACGGAAAGAGCTGGGGTTGTGGTGGTACCATTGAATAATTTCTTCCATGAATAGATTGTTATACGTGGCATTCACCGCGTTGCTGCGGCTAGCCATATCACAAGCGATGCGCATTTTTTCGAGGTGATAATAACGATCTAGGGCATCATTGCGGAGCTGAAGATGTGGCGAATACCCTCGCTTGTTTTGAATTATTTTTTGTTGATCCTCAAGGTATTGGTATTGGCTCTCTGCTTGCCAATATTGCTGATCTTGCCAAGAGCTGGCTTGTAATATTTTTGCGAACTTGCCCAGTTGAGCGCTGCACGGGTCGAACCATTCCTGATCCAGTAGATAACGCACCAATAATTGTTTCTGCATGGCAGGGCTGCGGTTCAAGCCAATCTGCGTCAAATAATTGTACCACAAATGCAGCAAGTCTGAAATCAAGTTGTCGTATTTGGCACCATTAAAAGGTTCATCGCCAAAACATTCTTGGTAAGCCAGGTGCTTATCGATGCTTTTTGGCCCCTTGAGCTGCTTTTCTAATGCTCGAATTAAGCGCTGTAAATTGGGATTTTGGTTAAAAAAGGGGGAATCCACGAATTGGATGAAGGCTTTGCGCTCTTTTAGCGACGTTTTTTGATACATATCGAGGAATATGCCTTTCATTTTTCTAGGTTTATTTCCATTAAACTATTGATAAATAGATTTTTGCAAAAATAATCATTTTTTTTCGAGCTAGAATAGAGAAATTAATGTCTTCGTTTGCCCAAGCGTAAGCCCATACTTTTGTATCATCAATAGGATCAAATCATAATTCGACCTTTTGATGACATATAATCCCATTTTATCATTACCAACGAAGTGTACAATGAAAAAATTAGTTTTTCTACTAACAATTGCCTTGGTCATAGGACTCAACAGCCTTAGTGCCAAATACTTTCCCTCCTTTGTGATTGGCTCTAAGCACAAACACTCAGCACCAGCAGAGCATTCGATTGGGCTAAAAAAAGGCCAAACAAAACCGCCAGTCATTGATTGTGGATATACCTACACCATCATTTTTCCCAAAGACGCCAAAGTGGCTTCAACTCCAGCTTTGAAGGACACGGTGATGCTTACAAATTCTGACTGTTCACTCCTGGGCTTAAATTACCAGGATGAAGTGTTCAATTACACTACAGATTCTGTGGTGGTACACCGTACTTATTTTATCATCAACTGGTTGGCTTACCAGGATGTTTGTGATGAGATCCCCGTATTTACCCACATTGATCGCGATCTGTGGGGTGTGGAAGGTCTAGCTGTGACGCAGGTAATGGTGGTGGATAATGACAAAGATCGTGATGAAGAGTTTTGGGTGTCTAAAGATGATACCATCAACAATGCCGACGATTATTATTTTCCGGGAGATGCAGATTGGGGCGGACTGAGCCCTGCCGCCGGGATTACGAAACAGCCTGATCTTCTCAAATGCAACACGGAGGGAGAATATTACCATGCCTTCTCGTATACCCAATTGATCTATGTAAAGACTTCCTATCCCCCAAGCCCGGTTTGTGTCAATGGATTAAGTGTAGCTTTGGCGCCCAATGGTCAAGGAGATGCTGCCATAAGCATTACTGCCG includes these proteins:
- a CDS encoding 4Fe-4S dicluster domain-containing protein, giving the protein MAIMITDDCINCGACEPECPNNAIYEGGVEWAISDGTSITDDYTLEDGSTVDASDKQNPVSDEFYYIVPDKCTECVGFHEEPQCAAVCPVDCCVPDPEREEDEAVLLGRKERLHL
- the dapB gene encoding 4-hydroxy-tetrahydrodipicolinate reductase; protein product: MKIALIGYGKMGKAIEQIAQQNGHEVVLRIDVNNIADFTAENLQKADVAIEFTRPETAFENLQKCLEAGTPVVVGTTGWLHRLEEAKDLCAQHQGALFYSSNYSIGVNVFFAVNRFLAQMMNGHKQYEVRMSETHHTQKLDAPSGTAITLAEGILEQLGRKTKWVNQSDAKADELSILSHRVDPAPGTHEVYYESAIDSIEIRHTAHSREGFASGAVQAAVWLVGKKGVFTMSDLLGF
- a CDS encoding endonuclease/exonuclease/phosphatase family protein produces the protein MKKLRLLWLLPLLFLVYFFGVLLYGTFTDYQPPSVLPAEIAAHAREKTLKDSVISLMIWNLGYAGLGAEADFFYQGGGFFTSRGRMVRPPKPLVEQYFAGTTAAVNLYQADFYLFQEVDYASKRSYYLNQFTAMQQKVPDFFAAYFPNYRAKRVPLPLLEPWNAYGAVNSGLATYAKFEPTESKRLQLPGKFGWPKRLFMLDRCLGFTRYKTRFGKDLVVINIHNEAFDKGGIKRQQEEFLRDLALAEYQKGNFVIAGGDWNTCPPFLPHDVFMKGKAPKGEEGQNMNPALFPADWHWIYDPTVPTNRNNDQPYQAKKTFVTLIDYFLVSPNVKVRKVKGISQEFRFSDHQAVWMEVELVP
- a CDS encoding tetratricopeptide repeat-containing sensor histidine kinase, with translation MLPKSAPDSNKVLLYKELCWQYRNQDMFSAIDYGQKGIALAKKLNFKKAEAEICRFIGLAYRHYFFFSESLAWYFRALDLSTQINDQEGVAFCYDNLGVTRFNQKQFDEALSYFKKGEAIFQKLQHQEGLSYANTHLSWVFAEKKEFDTALDYAERSLMIRRQIGANKEQISNALRDVAVAQIGLSHFFKAEQALLEALKVAKETGKPIVGAEYALSLAELYLKNQNLNQAEHYALWSYQRSVQVHNRLQKMKSAATLFKIYQQKQQYDLAIQYQTEHYNLKDSLFNEDINNNTARLEAKYQFDLKERQLLEAQKRQDIENKRSLDRERFLSSLLIAALLFVGIMAYFIYEKRKQDKIVNKELTQKNEEISRQNQEIQEQTEQLAENNRFKDRLFSIISHDLRSPVVGLIGSLDLVNEGLLTEAEFRNMLPELSHNVNSIQSLLDNLLAWARSQMKGIAVVPEAFHIRELMGEKIAIFQKQAQLKGISIVNNIESDLQFLADKNMINLVALNLISNALKFSFQGGTIILSSSRHKGYSQICVADTGVGISPENLKKLFGAHSISSKGTAGEMGTGLGLMLSKEFIEKNGGTIWVERNPEGGSKFCFSIPE
- the mutS gene encoding DNA mismatch repair protein MutS, whose protein sequence is MSEKVTPLMEQYNKVKKKYPDAILLFRVGDFYETFGTDAVTTSKVLGIVLTSRNNGGNDVELAGFPFHSLDLYLPRLVRAGYRVAICEQLEKPSPLKKIVRRGVTEVITPGVAVDDKLLDHQSNNFLASLYFGRKDDFGIAFLDISTGEFLVSEGDWTYIDKLLQGFNPSEIIFSKDRRKQFESRFGEKFYLYTLDEWVFTYDYGREKLLKHFDVQNLKGFGVEDMELGQIAAGAALHYLETTENKNLKHISSITRIYPDRYVWLDRFTIRNLELLSSPHETGVSLLKIMDQTVSPMGARLLKKWIVLPLKSKLAIDSRLEMVAYFLETEDKGREVEKSLRLMGDLERLISKVPLGKVNPRELVQLKRALIAVGPLKEMLAGTGHLELEKIADGLNPCPGLVERIAKQIVEEPPVNLAKGGVIADGFSSELDELRHVINHAKELLLGIQEKEVERSGIPSLKVGFNSVFGYYLEVTNKYKNQTPAEWIRKQTLANAERFITEELKVLEAKILGAEERILDLEERLFQELVLDLADYIHPVQHNATLLARLDCILSFAKVATRHQYCRPQLSEELEIDIREGRHPVIEQQLPLGEMYVPNDVFLDHEHQQILMITGPNMAGKSALLRQTALICLMAQMGSYVPARSAHLGILDKVFTRVGASDNISSGESTFMVEMNETASIMNNISDRSLILLDEIGRGTSTYDGISIAWSIAEYLHNNPFARPKTLFATHYHELNELSEKFSRIKNYHVATKEVGQKVIFLRKLTAGGSQHSFGIHVAKMAGMPKMIVDRANHILEQLEQKSIAQESIGEGPNVEKAKTKAINTDAIQLSIFETVDPVAGKLKELLQEVDLNTMTPIDCMLKLRELIHMIS
- a CDS encoding S8 family peptidase; translation: MTRKLTLLTVVLVFAFSCGKDGLNLDDAATNHYPGLKPQTRDQINQQALRLLNEHQKFEWRMVDAQTVWSANLLGDSIMCIGYQPANEKNLNQRLHEIDIQQKEWKQVREALINYIVAETNRQNPGKTLTAKDLMPFGEESVLPVIDIKVSSLGIIEKLRSLPEVRYVEPMGYSYNDERQRSDSGCSVTGNASIPAADYTNITPAAKQSWHHGVPRISTAWGNNSGRGITVALLDTGTPNPTSQPKLGSQFNSGLSTGRTLTRTGTYVSCWFCGTPDGPNDQCGHGTQMAGLIAAPRGNDGTPAGVAYNCNLLGIRVTSDVIVNTSSEKKGLADGLVIAGNNTSVKIISMSIGDIFSSGQVEDGVRYAYGKGKMLLAAAGTSTSITNWYGVIFPAWMAECIAVTGVKDGGLPLERCNTCHSGSDVEFVAVMQRKVDNNRTALTLAPSGNVPANVGGSSAATATTAGIAALIWATNPAQTRAQVYARMKANATWPTTRSSEYGFGIIDAGKAVTGL